The following proteins come from a genomic window of Nostoc sp. TCL26-01:
- a CDS encoding HlyD family efflux transporter periplasmic adaptor subunit, which yields MPNPSHNSSSLLVQPRQAQVQRVPDPHEFVDYPQEATTQTNDWFYGTEELLDALPKRWTRSMLYLLITFAAVILPWAMFTKVDETGSARGRLEPQGATQKLGVAVTSSVKAVNVQEGAMVKAGQVLLELESDVLQKELEQAQTRLAELINRQAQQELLKNQLILTINIQQQQNQAQELEKIAQVSQAQQNLDAKQSTYNLQKLEKQALVEQARQNINSTDLAQNLSGSRWQRDIKEVARYRQLLRQGAIAQIKIVELEKTAEESQRALLQAKSDFTQAQLRLQAEVSRYQTTVSQTESDIKQARLRLQEQQSSYQSIVQAGRLALLRSQEQLKDLQAQITTLQSEIAQTKSQITALQIQIQQRVVRSPVDGTIFELPIDKPGPVVEAGQIVAQIAPKNAALILKATMPSQNSGFLKVGMPVKIKFDAYPFQDYGVLPGRVSWISPDSKIQTTNQGNVETYEMDITLEHPYIQNGNKRINLTPGQSANAEVIIRQRRVIDFILDPFKKLQKGGLEL from the coding sequence ATGCCAAATCCATCTCATAATTCATCATCCCTTCTGGTTCAACCACGACAGGCGCAGGTACAACGAGTTCCAGATCCTCACGAATTTGTTGACTATCCCCAAGAGGCTACAACACAGACAAATGACTGGTTTTACGGTACAGAAGAATTACTAGATGCTTTACCGAAGCGTTGGACACGCTCGATGCTCTATTTGCTCATTACTTTTGCTGCTGTTATTTTACCTTGGGCAATGTTTACTAAGGTGGATGAAACTGGCAGTGCTAGAGGGCGTTTAGAACCCCAAGGTGCTACTCAAAAATTAGGTGTTGCGGTTACTAGTAGTGTCAAAGCTGTCAATGTGCAAGAAGGGGCAATGGTGAAAGCTGGACAGGTGTTACTAGAACTAGAATCTGATGTGTTGCAAAAAGAGTTAGAACAGGCACAAACAAGATTAGCAGAATTAATTAATCGCCAAGCCCAACAAGAGTTACTCAAAAATCAACTGATTTTGACAATTAATATCCAACAACAGCAAAACCAAGCCCAAGAATTAGAAAAAATTGCTCAAGTCAGTCAAGCCCAGCAAAATCTAGATGCCAAACAAAGCACATATAATTTACAAAAATTAGAAAAACAAGCGCTAGTGGAACAAGCTAGACAAAATATCAATTCGACAGATTTAGCGCAAAACTTGTCTGGTAGTCGTTGGCAAAGAGATATCAAAGAAGTTGCTCGTTATCGCCAATTGTTAAGACAAGGTGCGATCGCTCAGATTAAAATAGTCGAACTAGAAAAAACAGCTGAAGAAAGTCAACGTGCTTTATTACAAGCCAAATCTGATTTTACTCAAGCCCAACTGCGTTTACAAGCAGAAGTTAGCCGTTACCAAACCACTGTCAGTCAGACTGAATCCGATATTAAGCAAGCTAGACTCCGCCTGCAAGAACAGCAAAGCAGTTATCAAAGCATTGTTCAAGCTGGTAGATTAGCGCTATTAAGAAGTCAGGAACAACTCAAAGACTTACAAGCCCAAATCACTACTTTGCAATCAGAAATTGCCCAAACTAAGAGCCAGATTACCGCTTTACAAATTCAAATCCAGCAGAGAGTAGTGCGATCGCCTGTTGATGGTACAATTTTTGAGTTACCCATCGATAAACCAGGCCCTGTAGTCGAAGCTGGACAAATAGTAGCTCAAATCGCTCCCAAGAATGCAGCTTTAATTCTCAAAGCCACCATGCCTAGTCAAAACAGTGGTTTCTTGAAGGTGGGAATGCCAGTCAAAATTAAATTTGATGCCTATCCTTTCCAAGATTATGGTGTGTTACCAGGACGTGTTAGCTGGATTTCTCCTGACTCGAAAATTCAAACCACCAATCAAGGTAATGTGGAAACCTATGAAATGGATATTACTTTAGAACATCCATACATTCAAAATGGTAACAAACGGATTAATTTAACCCCTGGTCAATCAGCTAATGCCGAAGTAATTATTCGTCAAAGACGAGTGATTGACTTTATTTTAGACCCGTTCAAGAAACTACAAAAAGGTGGTTTAGAGCTTTAG